One window of the Runella slithyformis DSM 19594 genome contains the following:
- a CDS encoding type I restriction endonuclease subunit R: MGNLSELNGAEKPVTEWLSKMGWTFKSQKDLKVYERPFSKPIIEQLLIEKTAAINGISQDIARRAVELLLHNLNNPVPILGNEAFLEKLVSGVTLAVKDRDMDVHFIDFEDIWQNDFIVTNQYWVQGYKMVKTDIILLVNGIPLVPIEAKQRAKKGVNWMEGVRQFSTYDQRADKLFMCHAFGVACNGRVAKYGIPGASSSYFNEWKDTILDLSHPNPILDPTNDLCPTYQDPKDGLWNFDVARLPNGEVLERMKLGIIGLLQPARVLDILQHFLVFERAEGKIIKKVARYQQLRAANKIAARVIKGDLNQGVIWHTQGSGKSLTMLYTAYKLRQSKALKDPTIYIVVDRKDLREQIGGTFDDCEFPNARAVNNMGDLKHIIKTAPSGVFITTVQKFDELGDRQDLRDNVIVLIDEAHRSQYGTFQMELQAVLPNAKRFAFTGTPIPKTHQEFGLIAAEHQEKYGKTHERYLDRYSIQDAIDDGATKPIRYTFGPIEWFLDKEKLKQGYEEITAELTEDEKRAVERRVSAWKVFLKHPERVETLAKDIATDFREMLEPQGYKAQIVACDKEACVLYYNELLKYFDRSEMAIIFSTGHNEEGEKYELYKDHYKEDAERKRLIRQFKRRITEEEQKMGNNLKIFIVCNMLLTGFDAPIEQTMYLDSPLRDHNLLQAVARTNRPYDDKVTKLSKEFGRIVDYVGVFQNYKEALNYDPEDIGEFEDVESLVKTFPKVLDDAFEPFESITLEDSYDCTMAIVRKLSEIDHGKFENNFREVVQLWESISPHPALRASKIKYLWLNEIYEIYLEEFKRLDFDAEIYAAKTRKLIEESTQLLDFKGHLPEILIDSDYLNKLKEIKLDPSDKAEKIIRDIETVIRKNEVNSAIYVEFQNRLDELIKQKKAESLAIEEILNQLGVLYTELDEVASLPTRMGFPDKGSFEFYTLIKNGSGVDFNEALARAFSLEAAEKIKAKVYGGWQEVPREFDRLKYEILLLSVNPRFEELKIDSNDELVEQIMKAVLQNYRLN; the protein is encoded by the coding sequence ATGGGTAATTTATCAGAACTCAACGGTGCAGAAAAACCCGTAACCGAATGGCTCAGCAAAATGGGCTGGACGTTCAAGAGCCAAAAAGACCTAAAAGTCTATGAACGCCCTTTCTCCAAACCCATCATTGAGCAACTACTCATTGAGAAAACCGCTGCCATCAACGGCATAAGCCAAGACATTGCCCGGCGTGCAGTAGAATTGTTGTTGCACAATCTGAACAACCCTGTTCCCATTCTCGGCAACGAAGCCTTTTTAGAGAAATTGGTGTCGGGCGTTACGCTCGCCGTCAAAGACCGAGACATGGATGTGCATTTTATAGATTTTGAGGATATTTGGCAGAATGATTTTATCGTCACCAACCAATATTGGGTACAGGGCTACAAAATGGTGAAAACCGATATTATATTATTGGTCAATGGCATTCCCTTAGTACCTATTGAAGCCAAACAGCGAGCCAAAAAGGGCGTAAACTGGATGGAAGGCGTTCGGCAGTTTTCTACCTACGACCAGCGTGCCGACAAACTCTTTATGTGTCACGCTTTTGGCGTGGCCTGCAATGGCCGAGTAGCCAAATACGGCATTCCGGGAGCGTCTTCGTCGTATTTCAACGAGTGGAAAGACACCATTCTGGACCTAAGCCATCCCAACCCCATCCTCGACCCCACCAACGACCTCTGCCCCACCTACCAAGACCCCAAAGACGGGCTTTGGAATTTTGACGTAGCCCGCCTGCCCAACGGCGAAGTATTGGAACGAATGAAGCTCGGCATCATTGGCCTGCTGCAACCCGCACGGGTATTGGATATTTTGCAGCATTTCTTGGTTTTTGAGCGAGCAGAGGGCAAAATCATCAAAAAAGTGGCCCGTTATCAGCAATTAAGGGCCGCCAACAAAATAGCCGCGCGAGTCATCAAAGGCGACCTAAACCAAGGCGTGATTTGGCATACCCAAGGCTCGGGCAAGAGTTTGACCATGCTCTATACCGCTTACAAATTGCGCCAAAGCAAAGCACTCAAAGACCCCACCATTTACATCGTCGTGGACCGCAAAGACCTGCGGGAGCAAATAGGCGGCACATTTGACGATTGCGAGTTTCCCAACGCCCGAGCCGTCAACAACATGGGCGATTTGAAACACATCATCAAAACCGCCCCTTCGGGCGTGTTCATCACCACCGTTCAGAAGTTTGATGAATTGGGCGACCGTCAGGATTTACGGGATAATGTCATCGTGCTGATAGACGAAGCCCACCGCAGCCAATACGGTACGTTTCAGATGGAACTGCAAGCCGTATTGCCCAATGCCAAGCGTTTTGCTTTTACGGGTACGCCCATTCCCAAAACCCACCAAGAGTTTGGATTGATAGCCGCAGAACATCAGGAAAAATATGGCAAGACGCACGAACGTTATTTGGACCGATACAGCATTCAGGATGCCATTGACGACGGCGCTACCAAGCCCATTCGCTACACGTTTGGACCTATTGAGTGGTTTTTGGACAAAGAGAAGCTAAAACAAGGCTACGAAGAAATCACCGCCGAACTCACCGAAGACGAAAAACGAGCCGTTGAAAGGCGGGTTTCGGCTTGGAAAGTATTTTTAAAACACCCTGAGCGAGTAGAAACCCTTGCCAAAGATATTGCGACTGATTTCAGGGAAATGCTCGAACCACAAGGTTACAAAGCCCAAATTGTAGCTTGCGACAAAGAAGCCTGCGTGCTGTATTACAACGAGTTATTGAAGTATTTTGACCGCTCAGAAATGGCGATTATTTTCTCAACGGGCCATAACGAAGAAGGCGAGAAATACGAACTTTACAAAGACCATTACAAAGAAGATGCCGAACGCAAACGGCTCATCAGGCAGTTTAAGCGAAGAATCACCGAAGAAGAGCAAAAAATGGGGAATAACCTCAAAATCTTCATTGTCTGCAATATGCTGTTGACGGGTTTTGATGCACCCATTGAGCAAACCATGTATTTGGACAGTCCTTTGCGTGACCACAACCTGCTGCAAGCCGTAGCCCGTACCAACCGCCCCTACGACGACAAAGTAACCAAGCTCTCCAAAGAATTTGGGCGAATTGTAGATTACGTGGGCGTATTCCAAAACTACAAAGAAGCCCTCAACTACGACCCCGAAGACATTGGCGAATTTGAAGATGTAGAAAGTTTGGTCAAGACCTTTCCAAAAGTGCTGGACGACGCATTTGAGCCGTTTGAGTCTATTACCTTGGAAGACAGTTACGATTGTACAATGGCCATCGTGCGGAAACTTTCAGAAATAGACCACGGCAAGTTTGAGAATAATTTTAGAGAAGTGGTACAACTATGGGAATCTATCTCACCACATCCTGCCCTTCGAGCATCGAAGATAAAATACCTGTGGCTCAATGAAATTTACGAAATCTATCTGGAAGAATTCAAGCGCTTGGATTTTGATGCCGAAATCTACGCCGCCAAAACCCGAAAACTCATTGAAGAGAGCACCCAACTACTTGATTTTAAGGGGCATCTACCCGAGATTTTGATTGATTCGGATTATCTCAACAAGCTAAAAGAAATCAAACTCGACCCTTCGGACAAAGCCGAGAAAATCATTCGGGATATAGAAACGGTCATTCGTAAAAACGAAGTAAACAGTGCCATTTATGTGGAGTTTCAAAACCGCTTAGATGAGTTGATAAAACAGAAAAAAGCAGAAAGTTTGGCGATTGAAGAAATACTGAATCAGTTGGGGGTGCTTTATACCGAATTGGACGAAGTGGCTTCATTGCCTACACGAATGGGCTTCCCCGACAAAGGCAGTTTTGAGTTTTATACACTTATCAAAAATGGGTCGGGGGTAGATTTCAACGAAGCATTGGCGAGAGCGTTTTCACTGGAAGCAGCCGAAAAAATCAAAGCCAAGGTTTACGGCGGTTGGCAAGAAGTACCCCGAGAGTTTGACCGTTTGAAATACGAGATTTTGCTTTTGTCGGTCAATCCGAGGTTTGAAGAATTGAAAATTGACAGCAACGATGAATTGGTAGAGCAAATCATGAAAGCTGTTTTACAGAATTACCGATTGAATTGA
- a CDS encoding M48 family metallopeptidase has protein sequence MELPEHYILIRKEVKHARIRVSEDGRVRIIAPPDFSDEDIALILKKKAKWIDTNLKYFKGMSSIELQRNQLLLFGTRYHYFYDTTYAQKVIIDHEHKTIISKRDLIKPIIQEDWYRTIAKKHLTKRTKELSAKLKLPFNKFFIRESKTKWGNCSSDKNISLNWKLIKAPDYVIDYLIVHELLHTVVMSHTTKFWTLLKSYYPNYRESIKWLEKYGNSL, from the coding sequence ATGGAGTTACCTGAGCATTATATATTGATTCGCAAAGAAGTAAAACACGCCCGAATCAGGGTAAGTGAAGACGGACGAGTGCGCATTATTGCCCCGCCCGATTTTTCGGATGAAGACATTGCTTTGATTCTTAAAAAGAAAGCCAAGTGGATTGATACAAACTTGAAGTACTTTAAAGGGATGTCAAGCATTGAATTACAACGCAATCAACTGCTGCTATTTGGCACACGGTACCATTATTTTTATGATACGACCTACGCTCAAAAGGTCATTATTGACCACGAACACAAAACGATTATATCAAAGCGAGATTTGATAAAGCCTATCATTCAGGAAGATTGGTATAGAACTATTGCCAAAAAACACCTGACCAAACGAACCAAAGAATTGTCGGCAAAACTGAAACTGCCGTTCAATAAGTTTTTCATACGGGAATCAAAAACCAAGTGGGGCAATTGTTCAAGTGATAAAAACATTTCATTGAATTGGAAACTCATAAAAGCCCCTGACTATGTAATAGATTACTTAATAGTCCACGAACTCTTACACACAGTCGTCATGAGCCACACCACCAAATTTTGGACTTTATTGAAATCATACTACCCGAATTACAGAGAATCCATCAAATGGTTAGAGAAGTATGGAAATAGCTTATAA
- a CDS encoding family 43 glycosylhydrolase: MLVALWINLTVQAQVGRPFIHDPSTVTECDGKYYTFGTGGGGLISNDGWTWHGGGVRPGGGAAPDVIKIGDRYLVIYGATGGSPNHKGAILTMWNKTLDPKSPDFKYSEPIVVATSDGYEENDAIDPGVMMDPTTGRLWLTYGTYFGYTRLIELDPKTGKLKAGNKPVDVAIVCEASTLVYRDGWYYLLATHGSCCDGANSTYNVVVGRSKKITGPYLDNVGRSMLEGGGKMVVATRGGLIGPGHFGHIVLEPGVEKMSLHYEADLAQGGRSVLGILPVVWKDGWPVAGEKFKEGTYEIESVRRGYALELAVDFTRMPVVRGFGQPINEPIKPVPAQQLADVQKTWPTGPINLRIGDYMSRPHQQWTITDAPDTTGYLGGPYYKIVLAGTDRALAATADAEVITVPAFTGAPEQLWRIDQLTDGTYRISPKTVPNSGKKLALVSSGDSTPTLAEFDFTGDNSKWNFRAP, translated from the coding sequence ATGTTAGTGGCCTTATGGATCAACCTTACCGTACAGGCACAGGTCGGAAGACCCTTTATTCATGACCCCTCCACCGTCACCGAATGCGACGGCAAGTATTATACCTTCGGCACCGGCGGCGGCGGATTGATTTCCAACGACGGCTGGACATGGCACGGCGGCGGGGTACGACCCGGTGGCGGAGCCGCCCCGGACGTCATCAAAATCGGGGATCGTTACCTGGTCATCTACGGAGCCACCGGCGGCTCACCCAACCACAAAGGCGCTATTTTAACCATGTGGAACAAGACATTGGACCCCAAGTCGCCTGATTTTAAGTACTCTGAACCGATTGTCGTGGCTACGTCGGATGGCTACGAAGAAAACGACGCCATCGACCCCGGGGTGATGATGGACCCTACGACCGGACGCCTTTGGCTCACCTACGGCACCTATTTCGGCTACACCCGCCTGATCGAATTGGACCCCAAAACGGGAAAACTCAAGGCAGGGAATAAACCCGTAGATGTAGCCATCGTATGCGAAGCCAGCACGTTGGTCTACCGCGACGGCTGGTACTACCTGCTGGCCACGCATGGCAGTTGCTGCGACGGGGCCAACTCTACCTACAATGTGGTGGTAGGTCGGTCTAAAAAAATAACCGGGCCTTACCTTGATAACGTAGGCCGAAGCATGCTGGAAGGCGGCGGGAAGATGGTGGTGGCTACCCGCGGCGGATTGATCGGCCCGGGACATTTTGGACACATCGTTTTGGAACCGGGAGTGGAAAAAATGTCCCTCCATTACGAAGCCGATCTGGCGCAGGGCGGGCGAAGCGTGTTGGGTATCCTTCCGGTGGTTTGGAAAGACGGATGGCCCGTAGCCGGCGAAAAGTTTAAAGAAGGTACGTATGAAATTGAATCCGTACGCCGAGGCTATGCCTTAGAGTTGGCCGTTGATTTTACCCGAATGCCCGTAGTACGGGGATTCGGTCAGCCAATCAATGAACCGATAAAACCCGTTCCGGCACAGCAATTGGCCGATGTACAGAAAACCTGGCCCACCGGTCCCATTAACCTGCGAATAGGCGACTACATGTCGCGCCCGCATCAGCAATGGACCATTACCGATGCGCCCGATACGACCGGGTATTTGGGCGGACCGTACTATAAAATTGTATTGGCCGGCACCGATCGGGCCTTGGCGGCCACGGCCGATGCCGAAGTCATCACCGTACCGGCATTTACCGGCGCGCCCGAACAGCTATGGCGCATCGACCAACTGACGGATGGCACCTACCGAATCTCGCCGAAGACAGTTCCCAATTCAGGCAAAAAGTTAGCGTTGGTCTCTTCCGGCGACAGCACCCCCACCCTGGCAGAATTTGATTTTACCGGCGATAACTCCAAATGGAATTTCAGGGCTCCCTAA
- a CDS encoding MarR family winged helix-turn-helix transcriptional regulator: MEKLVELVNLWAEYSRENPDLEIKDFCTNYLTDHCESVLRKEPLGEEESARPLNQESDIDGELAALVGRLTRFAYFYSKKAIEKLPVANVDDILYLHLMMVMNAPKKSELIVALLSEFASGIDIINRLLKAGLCEEFPDENDKRAKRVKITPAGVYVLHHSSPVMAQIAQIAFNELTLIEKVMITTILKRADRFHSKHYGDFKGQTFDEIYKKVMTIG; the protein is encoded by the coding sequence ATGGAAAAACTGGTTGAATTAGTCAATCTTTGGGCCGAATACAGTCGTGAAAATCCTGATTTAGAGATCAAAGATTTTTGTACCAACTACCTGACCGATCACTGCGAAAGTGTTTTACGGAAAGAGCCGTTAGGAGAGGAAGAATCAGCAAGACCGTTGAATCAGGAGAGCGACATTGACGGTGAGTTGGCGGCCTTGGTCGGGCGGCTCACGCGCTTCGCCTATTTTTATTCCAAAAAAGCCATTGAAAAACTTCCCGTTGCCAATGTAGACGATATTTTGTATCTGCACCTGATGATGGTCATGAATGCTCCTAAAAAGAGTGAATTGATCGTTGCATTGTTGTCAGAATTTGCGTCGGGTATTGACATCATCAATCGATTATTAAAAGCAGGGTTGTGCGAAGAATTTCCCGACGAAAATGATAAACGGGCCAAACGGGTCAAAATCACTCCTGCGGGGGTGTATGTTCTGCACCATTCTTCGCCGGTCATGGCTCAAATCGCCCAAATCGCGTTCAATGAATTGACGCTTATTGAAAAAGTGATGATTACCACTATTCTGAAAAGGGCGGACAGGTTTCACTCCAAACACTACGGAGATTTTAAAGGGCAGACGTTTGATGAAATTTATAAAAAAGTAATGACGATCGGATAA
- a CDS encoding ABC transporter ATP-binding protein translates to MIAELIGAGKEYKTGDQTIVALQPTTWQVNEGELTLIIGPSGSGKTTLLSLLGCVIYPSYGDLWVDGRHINELNENQLARLRLETIGFVFQGFNLLAPLSAEDNVELPLKLLGVGSKERRQRVKKALEIVGMTDRRKNLPKALSGGQQQRIAIARALVTEPKLILCDEPTASLDKDSLVVVMQELKILAQKGKAVVVVTHDPRLRQYADRAIEVKNGMVTPIELNDVQ, encoded by the coding sequence ATGATTGCGGAACTAATTGGGGCAGGTAAGGAATACAAAACGGGCGACCAAACCATTGTAGCCCTGCAACCTACTACGTGGCAGGTGAACGAAGGAGAGCTGACCCTCATCATCGGCCCGTCCGGCTCAGGCAAAACAACGCTGCTTTCGCTGTTAGGCTGTGTGATTTATCCCAGTTATGGCGATTTGTGGGTCGATGGACGGCACATTAATGAACTGAATGAAAACCAATTGGCCCGCTTACGCTTGGAAACCATCGGCTTCGTCTTTCAGGGCTTTAACTTACTGGCTCCGCTCAGTGCGGAAGACAATGTCGAATTACCCCTTAAACTCTTAGGAGTGGGAAGCAAGGAACGCCGGCAACGCGTAAAAAAAGCACTCGAAATCGTAGGCATGACCGACCGCCGCAAAAATCTGCCTAAAGCGCTGTCGGGAGGGCAACAACAGCGCATTGCGATTGCCCGGGCGTTGGTGACCGAACCCAAACTTATTTTGTGCGATGAGCCTACCGCCTCTCTCGACAAAGATTCGCTGGTGGTGGTGATGCAGGAACTTAAGATCTTGGCCCAAAAAGGGAAAGCGGTGGTCGTTGTAACTCACGACCCGCGCCTGCGCCAATATGCCGACCGGGCCATAGAAGTAAAAAACG